The Meiothermus sp. CFH 77666 DNA window TCCAGGATGATGGCATCCCTGGCAGGTGCGCTCTGTTGGTGGTCGGCCTGGTCGCGCCGGATGATTTCGGCCAGCACCGTCTCGAAGGCTGCATCCCGCTCGGGGACGCGGCGTCTGGCCCGCACTTCGGGGCTGGCGGTCAGATAAAACTTGTGTTGGGCTTGGGGAAAAACCGTGCTGCCCATATCGCGCCCGTCCACCACGAACGGAGGCGGAATTCTGCGTAGTACGTCGTTGACGTACTGCCGGATGGCCGGGCGCACGGCCACGGCAGAGACAATCTGGTCTACCTCGAGGCTGTGCAACGCCTCGCTCACCTCGTGGCCGTCCAGAAAAACCAGGTTCTGGGTGGGGGTGGGCTTGAGCTCGAGGCGGTACTTCCCCAGCTTTTGCTCGATTTCCTCGGCGGAGACGTTCTCGAGCAAACACATCAGGGCCACCGCCCGGTACAGCAGGCCGCTGGAGATGTAGGGGATGCCCAGGCGCTGGGCGACCAGCTTGGCCACGCTGGTTTTCCCCGAGGCGGAGGGGCCGTCTATGGTGATGATGCCTTGCATATGCTAGGTGCAGTGCCAGAACGCTATTGCAAAAAAGCCGGCGAGTTGCCCCATGTCTTGGGTCTCAGGTCGCAAGTCAGAAAGCGGGAGGTCACGGCACATACGAGCCTGTGATTGCCTCAGCGCATATCGGTGTGACATCTCGAGTTTGCTCGTACATTTCGACATTTGCTCAGACTCCTGGGGCTACTGCACTAAACCTTACCCGCTAGCCGCTCCAGGTCTTCCCAGAAGCTTGGAAAGCTGATGCTGGCCCACTCGGCCTCCTTCACCACCACCCCTGTGGGCAGGCCGCAGACCGCAAAGGCCATGGCGATGCGGTGGTCGTGGAAAGGCTCCACCATGCCGCCGCTCTGCACGCTACCGCCCCGAATTTTGAGCCAGTCGTGCCCCACCTCGACGGGCACGCCCAGGTTTTGCAGGTTTTTAGCGATGGCCGCTACGCGATCCGATTCCTTGACGCGGAGTTCCTCCAGGTTGGGAATAAAGGTCTCGCCCTCGGCCCAGGCTGCCGCGGCGGCCAGGATGGGCACCTCGTCCACCATCAGCGGAATCAGCCTGGGGTCTACCGATACCCCTTTGAGCGCGGACGAACGGGCTCGAATCCGGCCCACCGGTTCGCCGTCCTGCCCTTCGCTGACCTGCCAGCTCAGGTCGGCGCCCATCTCCTTGAGCACCGTGAGCAGGCCGGTGCGGGTGGGGTTGAGACCCACCCCCTCCAGGGTGAGGTCGGAGTCGGGGGTAATCAGGGCCGCCACCAGGAAAAAGGCCGCGCTGCTGAAATCGCCCGGAACGGTCAGGTCTTTGGCGGCGAACGGCTCGGCCCGGCGGGTGCGGATGAGGGGGCCCTCGAGTTCGATGGGCAGGCCATAGTGCCGGAAGACCCGCTCGGTATGGTCGCGGGTGGGGGCGGGCTCCACCACCTCGGTGTCCTCTTCGGCGAACAGACCAGCCAGCAAGACCGCACTTTTGACCTGCGCGCTGGCCACCGGAAGCTCGTAGTGGATGCCCCGCAGGCCACCGCCGCGTATGGCCAGGGGCGCCAGCTTGCCGCCCTCACGCCCCTCAATGCGGGCCCCCATCTGCCGCAGAGGAGTGGTTACCCGGCCCATGGGCCGCCGCCGCAGCGAGGCGTCACCGGTGAGCACC harbors:
- the cmk gene encoding (d)CMP kinase — protein: MQGIITIDGPSASGKTSVAKLVAQRLGIPYISSGLLYRAVALMCLLENVSAEEIEQKLGKYRLELKPTPTQNLVFLDGHEVSEALHSLEVDQIVSAVAVRPAIRQYVNDVLRRIPPPFVVDGRDMGSTVFPQAQHKFYLTASPEVRARRRVPERDAAFETVLAEIIRRDQADHQQSAPARDAIILDTSHLDLDGVVRAVLEHIAPSS
- the aroA gene encoding 3-phosphoshikimate 1-carboxyvinyltransferase, with product MERLISPTASLKGTLRVPGDKSVTHRGLMLGALAQGESTLYYPLKAGDTLSTAQVMRQLGAEISEQGEHFRIKGVGLKLHEPADVLDCGNAGTLIRLVAGILSGQEIFTVLTGDASLRRRPMGRVTTPLRQMGARIEGREGGKLAPLAIRGGGLRGIHYELPVASAQVKSAVLLAGLFAEEDTEVVEPAPTRDHTERVFRHYGLPIELEGPLIRTRRAEPFAAKDLTVPGDFSSAAFFLVAALITPDSDLTLEGVGLNPTRTGLLTVLKEMGADLSWQVSEGQDGEPVGRIRARSSALKGVSVDPRLIPLMVDEVPILAAAAAWAEGETFIPNLEELRVKESDRVAAIAKNLQNLGVPVEVGHDWLKIRGGSVQSGGMVEPFHDHRIAMAFAVCGLPTGVVVKEAEWASISFPSFWEDLERLAGKV